GCTGGTTGCTgtttttttatgtatttatttgTTATGGTTTTTGTGGGTGTGGGTAGCGGTAGGTGcagtattttttgtttgtttagtTTTGCAAGAGAAGGGATTGTGGAGTGCTGAATGTGAAGAGCACATGTTCCATGTGGTTGTTGGTAGGGCATGCATGCCTTGGGTTTTGACCAGGACCCaattgcagctgcagctgcagcagcgcAAATTCCTGTGGATTTTGTGCCCAATGTTCACTTGGCTGGTCTCGCCGACGGAAAATCATAAGTTGAGTgtaattgttttttttaaagaaagacTGTAATTGTAGGATGCAGCATTTACAAAATCTGAGTGAACTTGTTTAGATTCTACTACAGAGTAAAACGAGTTTGAAATTTTATGAAGGGTAACATGATTCCTTCATGAGGTGAAAAAAAGGGGGAAAGGGTAACGCGCAGCGCAGGAAGGAAAGATGAAGGATCCAAATCGAAGCGGAATGGATGGTGGTGGCAGCAGGGGCGGATACAGGAGGGGGATTAGGGGGGCTCAAGCTCTTCTAATTACATGTAAAACACTGTATCAAGACTTCCAAATCACTATTAAAttttcacacaaatcaacatctctATTGCTTCAGCCCCTTGCCTCCAATCCTGCATCCGCGGTGGCAGGGCAGGTAGGTTGGTGGTGGCATGAGCAGATGATGAGCTGGATGGAGGCAGCCAGCCGCACATGAACTGGCGAGACTGTCTCGCAACCGACGAATCGCCACACATGGCTGGATGGATGGCTGGCTGTGAATGAAAGCAAAAGGAAAGGGGATGCTCCGTCCGATCCATCACTCACTCCAGTACCAGCacaagcagcagcaccagcactgTCCTGTCCACCGACGCTCTCAACCAACACTCGCTACTCTTGTTTAATTATCGTTATTGGCCGCTGCCTCTGCGGCTCTGCtttcccccctctctcttcctcttctttttttttgatggcatcttcctcttcttcttcctcccccgcttagGAGTTTGGAGGAGTTAGGAGCTGGAGTACTAGTAGTTATAGTTAGTTaacgctgcctgcctgcctgtttGCTCTGCACAAAGTTGAGCGGCCATTGCTGGAGTGGAGTAGAGCTAGGCTAGCTGCACTGCAGCCGCCGCTGCAAATCAAGATCAAGATCAAGATGCCGCACGCCAAGACGGACTCGGAGGTGACCAGCCTggcgccctcctcgccgccgcgctccccgccgcgcacgcgccccgTCTACTACGTCCAGAGCCCCTCCCGGGACTCCCACGACGGCGACAAGACGGCCACCTCCGTCCACTCCACGCCCGCGCTCAGCCCCATGGCCTCGCCGCGCCACTCCCACTCCTCCGTCGGGAGGGACTCCTCCTCCAGCCGCTTCTCCGGCCACCCCAAGCGATCCGGCTCCAAGGCGGGGGACAAGGCGGCGGGCCGCAAGGGCGCGCCGCAGGGCAAGGGGTGGCAGGAGATCGGGGTCATCCAGGAGGAGGGGCTCCTGCTGGACGACGACGAAGAGCACACCAGGATCGTGCCCAAAAAGTGCTACTACTTCCTCGTCTTCGTGCTCGGCTTCGTCGcgctcttctccttcttcgcgCTCGTGCTATGGGGGGCCAGCAGATCGCAGAAGCCGCAGATCGTGATGAAGGTGGATCTATCTGGATTTCAATTTTGTTCATATAAATCAAATGAAACCCATGCAAATTAAAGACTGAATTTTATTTTAATTTGCAGAGCATCAAGTTCGACAACTTCATCATCCAGGCCGGCACCGACGCGTCTCAAGTGCCCACCGACATGGCCACCACCAACGCCACCGTCAAGTTCACCTACCGCAACAAGGGCACCTTCTTCGGCATCCACGTCACGGCCGACCCCTTCCAGCTCTCCTACACCCAGCTCACGCTAGCAAACGGAGACCTCCACAACTTCTACCAGCCGCGCAGCAGCCGCCGGACCGTCAGCGTCGCCGTGCTGGGCGACAAGGTGCCGCTCTACGGCGGCGGCCCGACGctgacggcggcgccgcccgccggcggcaAGAAGGCGGCCACCGCCACCAGCGTGCCGCCGGTGCCCATGGTGCTTCGGACGACGCTGCACTCGCGGGCCTACGTGCTGGGCGCGCTGGTGAAGCCCAAGTTCACCCTGGCCGTCGAGTGCAGGGTGCTGATGAACCCCACCAAGCTCAACAAGCCAATCTCGCTGGACAAGGCCTGCCACTACTCCTCCTAATAAACTACTCTTCTTTTTTCCCCTTCTTCTATCTGAATGTATACATACAGTATTTATTAATTATCTTCATTCTTCGTCGTCCTCGAATCGATCATCATCAGCTGAAAAACAGAAAACCACCATCGTATATCTGATCTTCTCCATCTGCTAAATGTAATAATATTGTTCTTTTCTCTCCTCCATCTGTGTACTATATATTGTCCTTTTTGCCCATCATATCATATATGGTTGCTGTAACTGTAAGAGTAGTAATTAAGACAGACAGATCATAAGATGGTCGTTCCTTGTAGCTAGCTGAGTACACCGACGGATCATGATCATGCATTCCGGCCGGTGTCAAACAACATCAAGAGGAGCAATTACGTACATTGCAAGAGAAAATTAATGATCCATCGCTCCTTGCAGGTACATACAGACAGCTTGTTAGCTACGTATTACAGTAAAGGGAGATCGATAGATGAAGCTTGCAGTGCAGATGGATCAGTTTGGCTGCTACCAATGCGCCAGGGATGAATGGATGGCCAGCCTGAGTGGAGTAGTATGCATGTGCGCAGTCACGATCCCAATCAACCATGCCAGCCTAGCTAGCAGACCGAAATGGAATGCATTGCATGCTCAACAATAGATAGATTTGCTTCCTTGAGAATCCAAGTTCCACTCTGTTTTAATTTGCACACAACCTGCAGCGTTTTGCTTGCATTCCCAGTTTTTTGAAACTAACTGCTCCTGCTCTGGGGCTCTGGGCTGGAGGAGATTGCAGCTTGGGGCACAGGTGGCCAAATTGGGCCGGGTCACGACATGTGCTGGTACATGGGCCTATAAGACACATTCGAATTGGACCAGGCAGGTGTCACATTAACACCATGTTACATACATGTTACTCTctacccctcaaaaaaaaatgttacatACATGTTACTCCCTATATAGAATAGAATAGCATGATAAGAATCGGTATGCAAGAGACGGGGGGAAAAGGAAGGAAGGATTGACAGGAATGGAATGGAATCTGGACAGGGAAAGGAAGGGACAACTCCCTAGCTGCAAGTCTGCATTGCAACGCAAGCAAGGTGGTTTACCTTACCTAGCTTGTTGCTCGGGACCTCTCGTATTCTTTGGTTTCGATCTCTCCACCCCCACGCTAAACAAGCTAGCTATTAAATCGGCTCTGCTGTGCCGCCCTGTGGTGCATGCATGTATCATCAACAGCTCAACATGGAGAAGCTGAAATTGCTGCCTCTCCTCTGCTTCTTGCTCTTGTCGGGTACTGCTAGCTGCATGCTTGCTTCTAAACATGCATTAATTAGTTTCCTTGATTCATTCTTTctgtaaaaaaaaacagattaaATTGCATCATTATATTGATGagcaccgcagcagcagcagcagcattgtAATCCTGATGATTGATATATAGCATGCATCATgcatataataatataatacaAGCAAGCTaagcatatgcatatgcatgcgTTGCAGGTGCCGCGGATTCTGCCCGCGTCTTCACCATCATCAAccagtgcaagacggtgatctgGCCGGCGGTGACCCCCGGCGagagcttcggcggcggcgggttcgcGCTCCGGCCCGGGCAGTCGATGGTGTTCACGGCGCCCGTGGGGTGGTCGGGCCGCATCTGGGGCCGCACCGACTGCAGCTTCGACGCGTCCGGCAACGGCTCCTGCGCCACGGGCTCCTGCGGCTCCTCGCTCCGCTGCGGCGCCTCGGGGGCGCCTCCGGCCAGCCTCGCCGAGTtcacgctcgccgccgtcgactaCTACGACGTGAGCCTGGTGGACGGCTTCAACCTGCCCATGGTGATCAAGCCGGTGGGCGGGCAGGGTGGCAACTGCAGCGCGGCGGGGTGCGACGGCGACCTGCGGCAGACGTGCCCGCCGGAGCTGGCGGTCAAGGTCGGCGGGCGCACGGTGGCGTGCCGGAGCGCCTGCGACGTGTTCGACACGGACCAGTACTGCTGCCGGGGCCAGTTCGGGAACCCGGGGACGTGCCAGCCCACCTTCTACTCGAAGAAGTTCAAGGCGGCGTGCCCCACCGCCTACAGCTACGCCTACGACGACCCCAGCAGCATCTTCACCTGCTCCAACGCCGACTACATCATCACCTTCTGCTCCAACACCAAGCAGTCGGCCTGCTCCTACCACAACAACCGCCTGGTGTGCTCATCATCATCcagacggagcggcggcggctcaacCCTCATCATGCTGCTCTTCACTAGTGTTTTCGCACTACTACTGCACTAGCAGTTTAATTATCGGAGCCTAATTGACGATACCACAGGATTAATTGTTCCCTGCTTTAATTCATTGTTTGTCCTTTATTTCTACTACTAGCTagtcatgcatgcatggttGATCAGTGCTAGCAGTCGACAAATCACATGATTACACTAGTGCATGTAGTAGGCAAACAAAATCCCCAAATTACTAGCGCGAGCAGTAGTGCCGCGCGGGGAGCAGCGCGGCCAGCTAGCAGCGCTTGTCCGAGGACAAGGGGGCTACGGCGGCAGGCGCACAGCCAGCAACTACAGTATCCCAGTGCAGGGAGGAGCGTGTGGCGCATGCCACCGTTTCTGGAGGCTGGCGGCATGTTAGATGTACCGAGCCAAGCATCTGGGGGTGGAAATTACTGAAAAGGCTTTCACCTGGGCTATGCATAGGCATTACTGCATCACAAACATTCTATGAATTTGCTCGGTAAATTTGTAAAAGAATTACTGGGCTTTAATGTATGGAATAACTGGATCCATATATTACCAAATCTACACATGCATAGGCATGTCTGGGTGTATATAAAAAATACCGAGGATCACTAAATACTGGATCCGCATGAGAAAAATACTGAATATCCGGAAGATAGAACATTGTTGATTGCAAAAAATGATTTACGAAAATAAAGTATTGGTAAAtatggaaaaaaaattaatggATGTATTTAATACTGAATTACTGAATACAAACATCTGCTGAATATTTATTATACAGTCTCTCGGTTGTTGAATCCAAACACATGCACTATTTGCAACAATTACTTGTCTGCATGGAATCCTAGATCCATCCAATTTATAAAAAAGTTCTGAATAACTGGATCTACGAATTACTGAACCCATCCAATGGAAACTCAAAGTCACCAAAAATATGACGAAATAACTACTGAATGTACATAAAAGAAAATACTGAATAATTGGATCTGATGGGTAGTCTGAGTTGTGGCCGCGACAGGAGCAGAGGCCATAGCAGGGCAACGACGCAGCGCAACACggatgtagcgaaaatggcctctcatgccatatttcaatataatgttttggtgattgatatagacaacacaacactttgactaatatgattgttaagatgaccattctcaggcttttaggtaccagtttaatgcactttgttgtggggattctaggggtacccacggccgggtggcggaacgcacccgcctattcccagtgagggagtactcggggaagtactaggcaatggggctagatctacgctgagaaaggggactcaagaacacacgatttagagtggttcgggccgccggagcgtaataccctacgtccactgtgagatgtattgttcttggttgtgtatgaacctatcctctgctggccttggctcttgctcagcctgaggttttctagcggcccaccccccttttatagatcaagggggagcggatacatagggcgttgatgccccgacaggtgggcccaacgtgactgtggctacagcggtagcgaatctttactgatgctctcctgactcaggggggtcttttcttgtcccgtcagctaggcgcTCGTTGGAGTAgcatagcttgcggcgtggcctgctgaggctattatgtagcgtcataatgggcgaagccgagccgtcgtatccatctgtcacGGTAGGCTGGCAGATgcggtatgggcggcgccagcggctttactgccttggtaatacgcgatcaacagtgtcccctggtcaatgaatgcaatggtgggtgaacgttagtaaggaaacccaaacggccatatcttgcagacacgtggcggccccggaccaccccgacgcggggcgtcgatctcttcccttagcgaggggtccggttattatacagggggtccgggaccccatgtggggtccgggaccctgcaggggtccggtctcctcggggaggtccggagtcccgac
This sequence is a window from Panicum virgatum strain AP13 chromosome 7K, P.virgatum_v5, whole genome shotgun sequence. Protein-coding genes within it:
- the LOC120642200 gene encoding uncharacterized protein LOC120642200, coding for MPHAKTDSEVTSLAPSSPPRSPPRTRPVYYVQSPSRDSHDGDKTATSVHSTPALSPMASPRHSHSSVGRDSSSSRFSGHPKRSGSKAGDKAAGRKGAPQGKGWQEIGVIQEEGLLLDDDEEHTRIVPKKCYYFLVFVLGFVALFSFFALVLWGASRSQKPQIVMKSIKFDNFIIQAGTDASQVPTDMATTNATVKFTYRNKGTFFGIHVTADPFQLSYTQLTLANGDLHNFYQPRSSRRTVSVAVLGDKVPLYGGGPTLTAAPPAGGKKAATATSVPPVPMVLRTTLHSRAYVLGALVKPKFTLAVECRVLMNPTKLNKPISLDKACHYSS
- the LOC120642201 gene encoding pathogenesis-related thaumatin-like protein 3.5, translating into MYHQQLNMEKLKLLPLLCFLLLSGAADSARVFTIINQCKTVIWPAVTPGESFGGGGFALRPGQSMVFTAPVGWSGRIWGRTDCSFDASGNGSCATGSCGSSLRCGASGAPPASLAEFTLAAVDYYDVSLVDGFNLPMVIKPVGGQGGNCSAAGCDGDLRQTCPPELAVKVGGRTVACRSACDVFDTDQYCCRGQFGNPGTCQPTFYSKKFKAACPTAYSYAYDDPSSIFTCSNADYIITFCSNTKQSACSYHNNRLVCSSSSRRSGGGSTLIMLLFTSVFALLLH